The following are encoded together in the Thermodesulfobium sp. 4217-1 genome:
- a CDS encoding DegT/DnrJ/EryC1/StrS aminotransferase family protein, with product MNKIALEGGKPQRESFLVFGKPRIEEDEIAEVVDALRSGWISTGPRVKKFEESFSEYIGSKNCIALNSCTAGLSLSLALAGVGKGDEVITTTLTFASSANVIEHCGAKPVFVDIKESDLNFDEDLIESKINDNTKAIISVHMAGNSCNIEKINRIVKKHSLIWINDTAHAIETEWDGEKISHYGDFSSYSFYATKNITTAEGGMLVVKDDKFYERGRILSLHGISRDAWKRYSSEGFKHYEVIEPGFKYNMTDIQAALGIKQLEKIEKYWKIRDEVANMYIKRFSEIDEIEPIEYSFDRRRPSYHLFILKLVDEGISRDFMMDALKHENIGTGIHYLPLHQQRYYKDKYSLKEADFPIATKVGRQIFSIPMGANITEKDVEDVVSAIKKIILFVKKKAY from the coding sequence TTGAATAAGATTGCATTGGAAGGCGGAAAACCACAAAGAGAGAGTTTTTTAGTTTTTGGTAAGCCAAGAATTGAAGAAGATGAAATTGCTGAGGTTGTCGACGCTTTAAGATCTGGCTGGATATCGACTGGCCCAAGGGTAAAAAAGTTTGAGGAGAGTTTTTCCGAATATATTGGTTCAAAAAATTGCATTGCTTTAAATTCTTGTACAGCAGGTCTTTCTCTTTCTCTTGCGCTTGCTGGAGTTGGGAAGGGCGATGAGGTCATCACAACTACTCTAACCTTTGCGTCAAGCGCAAATGTTATTGAACATTGTGGTGCAAAACCTGTTTTTGTCGACATAAAAGAGTCAGATCTCAATTTTGACGAAGATCTAATTGAATCAAAAATAAATGATAACACTAAGGCAATAATATCTGTTCATATGGCTGGCAATTCTTGTAATATTGAAAAAATTAATAGAATTGTGAAAAAACACAGTTTAATTTGGATTAACGATACTGCTCACGCTATTGAAACAGAATGGGATGGTGAAAAAATTTCTCATTATGGCGATTTTTCCAGTTATAGCTTTTACGCCACCAAGAATATAACTACTGCTGAAGGTGGGATGCTTGTAGTAAAAGACGACAAATTTTATGAAAGAGGAAGAATTCTCTCTCTTCATGGAATATCGAGGGACGCCTGGAAGAGATACTCTTCTGAAGGTTTTAAGCACTATGAGGTAATCGAGCCTGGTTTTAAGTATAATATGACCGATATTCAAGCGGCCTTGGGCATAAAACAATTAGAAAAGATAGAGAAATATTGGAAAATTAGAGATGAAGTTGCAAATATGTATATTAAAAGGTTTTCAGAAATTGACGAAATAGAACCTATTGAGTACTCATTCGATAGGAGAAGACCATCCTATCACCTCTTTATCTTAAAACTAGTCGATGAAGGCATTTCAAGAGATTTTATGATGGATGCCTTAAAGCACGAAAATATTGGAACGGGAATTCATTATCTGCCTCTTCATCAGCAAAGATATTATAAAGATAAGTACTCTTTGAAAGAGGCTGATTTTCCAATTGCAACAAAGGTTGGTAGACAAATTTTCTCTATTCCGATGGGAGCAAATATTACCGAAAAAGACGTAGAAGATGTAGTTAGCGCTATCAAAAAGATTATCTTATTTGTCAAGAAAAAAGCTTATTAA
- the rfaE1 gene encoding D-glycero-beta-D-manno-heptose-7-phosphate kinase, translated as MIPEISTFPLKFNTSKKILVIGDIMLDEYWFGDMERISPEAPVPVLKYLSSEYRLGGAANVARNLTSLGANVSIVGLVGDDFEAKKLKKLLSDSNIDTSGIVISKRRPTTRKLRLIARKQQVLRVDNEDSDHIDDTELQDVISSLKQQIPDCGAIVVSDYRKGIITKEVIEFLVSSIDNRVCVADSKAKNYLLFKGFTTVAPNLKEVETIFDRKLTNEEDIVQSGHELLKLLGSKAVHITRGADGISLFTDEVTINFPAFSSEVYDVTGAGDTVTAVLSLSLMSGFDMIHSTFLANVAAAIVVRKVGTSTTSVHEIERYLREEEIIDLYKKIVSNSKS; from the coding sequence ATGATTCCCGAAATTAGCACTTTCCCTTTGAAATTTAATACGTCGAAGAAGATTTTAGTAATTGGCGATATTATGCTGGATGAGTATTGGTTTGGAGATATGGAACGAATTTCTCCTGAGGCTCCTGTTCCGGTATTAAAATACCTTAGCAGCGAATATAGACTTGGCGGAGCTGCAAACGTGGCAAGAAACTTGACATCCTTAGGCGCAAACGTTTCCATTGTAGGTCTTGTTGGCGATGATTTTGAGGCTAAAAAGCTAAAAAAACTCTTATCAGATTCAAATATAGACACTTCTGGTATCGTCATATCTAAAAGAAGACCTACAACAAGAAAACTTAGATTGATTGCCAGAAAACAACAGGTTCTCAGAGTTGACAACGAAGACTCAGATCATATAGATGATACTGAATTGCAGGATGTAATTAGCTCATTGAAGCAGCAAATACCCGACTGCGGAGCAATAGTAGTTTCTGACTATAGAAAAGGAATAATTACAAAAGAAGTGATAGAATTTTTAGTAAGCTCAATCGATAATAGAGTTTGTGTGGCTGACTCAAAAGCAAAAAATTATCTTCTGTTTAAAGGTTTTACGACGGTTGCTCCAAACCTTAAAGAGGTTGAGACTATTTTTGATAGAAAATTAACAAATGAAGAAGATATCGTTCAATCTGGTCATGAACTCTTGAAACTATTGGGCAGCAAAGCTGTTCATATTACAAGGGGTGCAGATGGAATTTCTCTTTTTACTGATGAGGTGACTATTAACTTTCCAGCATTTTCAAGCGAGGTATACGATGTAACTGGTGCGGGAGATACCGTAACTGCTGTATTATCCTTGTCATTGATGTCTGGATTTGATATGATTCATTCAACTTTTTTAGCAAATGTGGCAGCTGCAATAGTGGTTAGAAAGGTTGGTACTTCAACTACAAGCGTTCATGAAATTGAAAGATATCTTAGAGAAGAAGAAATTATAGATCTCTATAAAAAAATTGTTTCTAACTCTAAAAGTTAA
- the rfaE2 gene encoding D-glycero-beta-D-manno-heptose 1-phosphate adenylyltransferase translates to MKKISDVYKTLDEIVSAVEGCKIVFTNGCFDVIHEGHIRLFEFAKSLGDYLIVGINSDSSVRALKGDSRPINSQEQRASIVAGIRFVDYCFIFDDSTPIPSIKKLKPSIHVKGGDYKVEDLPETEVIRQYGGEVVIFPFYKDFSTTNILDKIKRL, encoded by the coding sequence TTGAAAAAAATATCTGATGTATATAAAACTTTAGATGAAATTGTCTCGGCCGTAGAGGGCTGCAAGATTGTTTTTACCAATGGCTGTTTTGACGTAATTCATGAGGGACATATTAGACTTTTTGAATTTGCAAAATCCTTAGGGGATTACTTGATAGTTGGTATAAATTCTGATAGTTCTGTTAGGGCCCTGAAGGGCGATTCGAGGCCTATAAACAGTCAAGAGCAAAGAGCTTCTATAGTGGCAGGCATTAGATTTGTAGATTATTGCTTTATCTTTGATGACAGCACTCCTATCCCATCTATTAAAAAATTAAAGCCTTCTATTCACGTTAAAGGTGGAGATTATAAAGTGGAAGATTTGCCAGAAACTGAGGTTATACGCCAATATGGCGGTGAAGTTGTAATATTTCCATTCTACAAAGATTTTTCTACTACAAACATTTTGGATAAGATAAAAAGGCTCTAA
- a CDS encoding NAD-dependent epimerase/dehydratase family protein, translating to MKVLIFGGTGFIGKKVLDALIANGHSVVVFSHKRKISDEEGIDYVKGDILDSNSVKEALKSKPDVVINLVGIIKEIPDRGITFKAMHYDAAINLIEAIRDFDKNIPLIQMSANGVELGKDITDYFRYKYMTEEKLQSSGLKYAIIRPSIVVGKDEGIVRDLSFPLSLGIFPIPNIDVRFSPVKVEVVAAKIVEAAENVLNNKSKSSIIKICGEEEMSFKELIKYIAKIIGKNVLFIPAPLFLFKMAAFLGDRFNFVPLNTVTLKMLLQGNVCSK from the coding sequence ATGAAAGTATTAATTTTTGGAGGCACTGGATTTATTGGAAAAAAAGTTTTAGACGCTCTTATTGCAAATGGCCATAGCGTCGTGGTCTTCTCTCATAAAAGAAAAATTTCAGATGAAGAGGGCATTGATTATGTGAAAGGCGATATATTGGATTCAAATTCTGTTAAAGAAGCTCTGAAATCTAAGCCCGATGTTGTAATTAACCTTGTAGGGATAATAAAAGAAATACCTGATAGAGGCATTACCTTTAAAGCTATGCATTATGACGCAGCAATTAACTTGATAGAAGCTATTAGGGATTTCGATAAAAATATTCCTCTAATACAAATGAGCGCAAATGGAGTAGAATTAGGCAAAGATATTACCGACTACTTTAGATATAAATATATGACTGAAGAAAAACTTCAATCAAGTGGTTTAAAATACGCAATTATAAGGCCATCAATAGTGGTTGGGAAAGATGAAGGAATTGTGAGAGATCTTTCTTTTCCGTTGAGTTTGGGAATATTTCCAATACCAAATATAGATGTAAGGTTTTCTCCAGTTAAGGTTGAGGTTGTTGCAGCGAAAATTGTGGAAGCTGCTGAAAATGTTCTAAACAATAAATCAAAGTCAAGCATTATAAAAATATGTGGTGAGGAAGAAATGAGCTTTAAGGAGCTTATAAAATATATAGCAAAGATTATTGGAAAAAATGTATTGTTTATTCCTGCTCCGTTGTTTTTGTTTAAAATGGCTGCTTTTTTGGGAGATAGGTTTAATTTCGTGCCACTAAACACTGTCACGTTGAAAATGCTACTTCAGGGAAATGTTTGCTCAAAATAG
- a CDS encoding GuaB3 family IMP dehydrogenase-related protein, protein MEEISKFKVTRRGYGIDEIALRPTERTIDPEDVDISVKIGCYEFGIPVVASAMDSVVNPFIAAELSRHGALGVLNLQGIQTRYDDPLPVLEEIAAASTDDFVTVMQRLYEEPIKPDLIVKRIQEIKSHGAIAAVSSVPQTAAEFGPIAKDAGADIFVLQATVIAPKHISSKGNILDIKDFCSMMEIPVIVGNTVGFSSTIGLMRQGASAVLIGVGPGAACTTRGVLGIGVPQATAISEAAAAREMYFNETGRYVPIIADGGMVNSGDMIKALAVGADAVMIGSPIARAQEAPGMGFHWGMATPNGVLPRGTRIRVGTVGTLKEILVGPARFDYGCHNIAGAMVLSLSTLGVRTIKELHNVEVIVAPSLLTEGKVYQKAQKLGMGK, encoded by the coding sequence GTGGAAGAAATTTCGAAGTTTAAGGTTACCCGAAGAGGATATGGTATTGACGAAATTGCTTTGAGGCCAACAGAAAGAACTATCGATCCAGAAGATGTAGATATATCTGTAAAGATTGGTTGTTATGAATTTGGTATTCCTGTTGTAGCATCTGCAATGGACTCAGTTGTTAACCCATTTATAGCGGCAGAACTTTCAAGACATGGGGCTTTAGGAGTGTTAAATCTTCAAGGTATTCAAACGAGATATGACGATCCCCTTCCTGTTCTTGAAGAAATTGCCGCAGCGTCTACAGATGATTTTGTGACAGTTATGCAAAGACTTTATGAAGAGCCAATTAAACCAGATCTGATAGTGAAAAGAATCCAAGAAATAAAGTCTCATGGTGCCATAGCTGCAGTTTCATCTGTTCCACAGACTGCCGCCGAGTTTGGGCCGATTGCAAAGGACGCTGGCGCAGACATATTTGTTCTCCAGGCGACCGTAATTGCGCCAAAACATATAAGCAGTAAGGGTAATATTTTAGACATAAAAGATTTTTGTTCTATGATGGAAATTCCGGTAATTGTAGGAAATACAGTAGGGTTTTCTTCAACTATCGGTCTTATGAGACAGGGAGCGAGCGCTGTCTTGATAGGAGTTGGCCCAGGCGCTGCCTGTACTACAAGAGGGGTTTTAGGCATTGGAGTGCCTCAGGCTACCGCTATAAGTGAAGCTGCTGCAGCAAGGGAAATGTACTTTAATGAAACTGGAAGATATGTACCGATAATAGCTGATGGAGGTATGGTAAATTCTGGCGATATGATCAAGGCCCTTGCGGTTGGTGCTGATGCTGTTATGATAGGTTCACCTATAGCGAGAGCACAAGAGGCCCCAGGTATGGGATTCCACTGGGGAATGGCCACACCGAATGGAGTGTTGCCAAGAGGAACAAGAATAAGAGTGGGAACAGTGGGAACCCTTAAAGAAATTCTTGTGGGTCCTGCTAGATTTGATTATGGATGTCACAATATAGCGGGTGCTATGGTCTTATCCTTGTCAACGCTTGGAGTAAGGACCATTAAAGAGCTACACAATGTGGAAGTAATAGTTGCACCATCTCTCCTTACTGAAGGAAAAGTTTATCAAAAAGCCCAAAAGCTTGGGATGGGCAAATAA
- the guaA gene encoding glutamine-hydrolyzing GMP synthase → MFSDNDFIAVIDFGSQYSQLIARRIRECSVYSELFPPTISAQELKKLNPKGIVLSGGPNSVYDEDAPRMDPEILNIGIPILGICYGMQLISHQLGGQVEQGLKHEYGRTKIKFEDDNLLFKNITNEINVWMSHGDEVKVLPEGFSCSALTENKKFASVCSREKGIYAVQFHPEVAHTEQGQIIIRNFVFNICKAKPTWSMATFVQDSISKIKELVGDQKVICALSGGVDSSAAAVLVHKAIGENLTCFYVDTGLMRKNENKDIKRIFGEEFRLNVKFIDARERFLSKLEGVSEPEHKRKIIGEEFIRTFEDAIKGLGEFGWLVQGTLYPDVIESAVSVGGKAVRIKSHHNVAGLPDDMKFKLLEPFRHLFKDEVRTLALELGLPDEVVYRHPFPGPGLAIRMIGEITRKKLRILRDADAIVREEIFNAGLYRDVWQAFAVLLPIKSVGVMGDKRTYSYPVVLRIVSSDDAMTADWARIPYDLLDRISRRIVNEVDEVNRVVYDISSKPPATIEWE, encoded by the coding sequence ATGTTTTCAGATAATGATTTTATAGCAGTAATAGATTTTGGTTCACAATATAGTCAACTTATAGCAAGAAGGATAAGGGAGTGCTCTGTATATTCAGAGCTATTTCCACCAACCATAAGTGCTCAAGAGCTTAAGAAGCTAAACCCTAAAGGTATTGTTCTATCAGGAGGGCCCAATTCTGTTTATGATGAGGACGCCCCAAGGATGGACCCAGAGATATTGAATATAGGCATACCGATTTTAGGTATATGCTATGGAATGCAGCTAATTTCGCATCAGCTTGGCGGTCAAGTAGAGCAGGGTTTGAAACATGAATATGGCAGAACAAAAATAAAGTTTGAAGATGACAATTTACTTTTTAAAAATATAACAAATGAAATTAATGTATGGATGAGTCACGGAGACGAAGTAAAAGTTCTTCCAGAGGGTTTTAGCTGTTCGGCCTTGACTGAAAACAAAAAGTTTGCGAGCGTTTGTTCGCGTGAGAAGGGCATTTATGCTGTGCAATTTCATCCTGAGGTAGCTCATACCGAACAGGGTCAGATAATTATAAGAAATTTTGTCTTTAATATATGTAAGGCAAAGCCCACATGGTCTATGGCGACATTTGTCCAAGATTCCATCTCTAAAATTAAAGAGTTGGTGGGCGACCAAAAGGTGATTTGCGCATTGTCCGGCGGAGTAGACTCAAGTGCCGCGGCGGTTCTTGTGCATAAGGCTATTGGCGAAAATTTAACATGTTTTTACGTTGACACAGGGCTTATGAGAAAGAATGAAAATAAAGATATAAAAAGAATATTTGGTGAAGAATTTCGCTTAAATGTGAAATTTATTGATGCAAGAGAAAGATTTTTGTCAAAGTTAGAAGGCGTCTCTGAACCAGAGCATAAAAGAAAAATAATTGGCGAAGAGTTTATAAGAACTTTTGAAGATGCGATAAAGGGACTTGGAGAATTTGGATGGTTAGTCCAGGGAACTCTTTATCCTGACGTAATTGAGAGCGCTGTAAGTGTCGGAGGTAAGGCTGTAAGAATAAAGTCTCACCATAACGTAGCAGGCCTCCCTGATGATATGAAATTCAAGCTTCTGGAGCCATTTAGACACCTTTTTAAAGATGAAGTAAGGACCCTTGCATTAGAGCTGGGATTACCAGATGAAGTAGTTTATAGACACCCTTTCCCTGGTCCAGGTCTTGCAATAAGAATGATAGGGGAAATAACCAGGAAAAAATTAAGGATACTTAGGGATGCGGATGCAATTGTAAGAGAGGAAATATTTAACGCAGGTTTGTATAGAGATGTATGGCAGGCATTTGCAGTCTTGTTGCCAATAAAGAGCGTGGGAGTTATGGGCGATAAGCGAACATATTCTTATCCTGTGGTTCTTAGAATTGTTTCGAGCGATGACGCAATGACTGCTGATTGGGCGAGAATTCCATACGACTTGCTTGACAGGATCTCTAGAAGGATTGTAAATGAAGTGGATGAAGTGAACAGAGTGGTATATGATATTTCTTCAAAACCGCCTGCAACAATTGAGTGGGAATAA
- a CDS encoding copper amine oxidase N-terminal domain-containing protein: MKRTFFIFILLLLMMPYAFAQNETPVGASKILDANISVAKDLKIVVDGKEVKSDVPPVVRYGLVYVPVRFVSEAMNATVTWDEQHRIVKVSLDGKSIEFFIESSLVNVNSKDEKMLAPAFIYQDRTMVPLELTALNLGASVEKGNGTINIGLSKNQQAQTKTPSGVSLNMPNPPVIEYGIPLLWFIGLLFLFFTMFKEWLKNKNS, from the coding sequence ATGAAAAGAACTTTTTTTATTTTTATTTTGTTATTGTTAATGATGCCGTATGCCTTTGCTCAAAATGAGACGCCAGTGGGTGCTTCAAAAATATTGGATGCAAACATAAGCGTAGCTAAGGACTTAAAGATTGTAGTTGATGGCAAGGAAGTAAAGAGCGATGTCCCTCCCGTGGTCAGATACGGTTTGGTTTATGTCCCCGTTAGATTTGTATCTGAGGCAATGAATGCAACTGTGACCTGGGATGAGCAGCATAGAATTGTTAAGGTTTCCTTAGATGGCAAAAGCATAGAATTTTTCATAGAAAGCTCTCTTGTAAATGTTAATAGTAAAGACGAAAAGATGCTTGCTCCTGCATTTATCTACCAAGACAGAACTATGGTGCCGCTAGAGCTAACTGCACTAAATTTAGGTGCAAGCGTCGAAAAGGGTAACGGTACAATAAACATTGGCTTAAGTAAAAATCAACAAGCTCAAACAAAGACTCCAAGCGGCGTGTCCCTTAATATGCCTAACCCTCCAGTAATCGAGTACGGGATTCCGTTACTTTGGTTTATTGGATTGTTGTTTTTATTTTTTACGATGTTCAAAGAATGGTTAAAAAATAAAAATTCTTAA
- the coaE gene encoding dephospho-CoA kinase (Dephospho-CoA kinase (CoaE) performs the final step in coenzyme A biosynthesis.) codes for MKNKRCLVAITGSQGAGKSEVLKFLRELGYDAYSADEISKEIFNENFQEIYKMFKDYSIENTNFDIPRLRRQIALVISRDKSMKKKLEDFIWPKVKERLDEISNNSVAVFVEIPLLFEANMEDNFDKIWIVDAPFEVRLNRLIKTRGYTEEEARIRMNLQWPPSKPIDQCKVPIQYIDGGQDIEDVKKRVIELLDSF; via the coding sequence ATGAAAAATAAAAGATGTTTGGTAGCAATTACTGGTTCTCAGGGAGCGGGGAAAAGTGAAGTATTAAAGTTTTTGAGAGAATTAGGTTATGATGCTTATTCTGCTGACGAAATATCCAAAGAGATTTTTAATGAAAATTTTCAAGAGATTTATAAAATGTTCAAGGACTATTCTATAGAAAATACGAATTTTGATATTCCAAGGCTTAGGCGACAGATTGCTCTGGTCATCTCAAGAGATAAATCAATGAAGAAAAAACTTGAAGATTTTATATGGCCCAAGGTGAAAGAACGCTTAGATGAAATATCAAATAATAGCGTGGCAGTATTCGTAGAGATTCCTTTACTATTCGAGGCAAATATGGAAGATAATTTCGATAAAATATGGATTGTAGATGCTCCTTTTGAGGTTAGATTAAATAGATTGATAAAAACCAGGGGCTATACTGAGGAGGAGGCAAGAATTCGAATGAATCTTCAGTGGCCACCATCAAAGCCCATAGATCAGTGCAAGGTTCCAATTCAATACATTGACGGCGGCCAGGATATAGAGGATGTAAAAAAAAGGGTAATAGAGCTCTTAGACTCTTTTTAA
- the panB gene encoding 3-methyl-2-oxobutanoate hydroxymethyltransferase yields the protein MEKKLYAPDIVKLKGVRKFSMVTVYDYTSALLVSMTDIDTLLVGDSLAMLMLGHENTLSITIDEMLIFLKAVKRGAPNKMIVADMPFLSYQIDIKDAIENAGKLIKAGADAVKIEGFEYPIPEVTKRLSSIGIPVISHLGLTPQHVLKFGGFKTQGNTKEDADRIISASKELEDCGAFCILLEAIPEEVSEIVSKELRVPTIGIGAGKFVDGQVLVWQDVLGINPNRVPKFVRSYANIKDTIIESLNRYHFDIINSTFPSYDEAHHLKRV from the coding sequence ATGGAGAAAAAACTTTATGCACCTGACATAGTTAAGCTAAAGGGCGTTAGGAAATTTTCGATGGTTACTGTATACGATTATACTAGCGCTCTTTTAGTTTCCATGACCGATATTGATACCCTACTTGTTGGAGATTCTCTTGCTATGTTAATGCTTGGCCACGAGAACACTCTTAGCATAACAATAGATGAGATGCTAATTTTCCTTAAAGCTGTAAAAAGGGGCGCTCCGAACAAAATGATCGTCGCCGACATGCCATTTCTTTCATACCAAATTGATATAAAAGATGCTATAGAAAATGCAGGTAAGCTTATAAAAGCAGGCGCTGATGCAGTAAAAATAGAAGGCTTTGAATATCCAATACCTGAGGTTACCAAGAGATTGAGTAGCATAGGCATACCTGTTATAAGTCATCTTGGGTTAACTCCCCAGCATGTTCTAAAATTTGGAGGCTTTAAAACTCAAGGTAACACAAAAGAAGATGCAGACAGAATTATTAGCGCTAGCAAAGAGCTTGAAGATTGCGGTGCATTTTGCATTCTCTTAGAAGCTATCCCAGAAGAGGTCTCAGAAATAGTTTCAAAAGAATTAAGAGTGCCTACTATTGGCATAGGTGCAGGAAAATTTGTAGATGGTCAGGTGTTAGTTTGGCAAGACGTCTTAGGGATAAATCCAAACAGAGTTCCGAAGTTCGTTAGAAGTTATGCAAATATAAAGGATACTATAATCGAGTCCTTAAACAGATATCATTTCGATATCATAAATTCAACCTTTCCATCGTATGATGAAGCTCATCATTTAAAAAGAGTCTAA
- a CDS encoding 2-hydroxymuconate tautomerase — protein sequence MPIVTIELLEGRTKEQKKQIAKEITETIVKNGNAKPEAITILFHDLTTDDIAKGGKLLSEK from the coding sequence ATGCCCATAGTAACTATAGAATTGTTAGAAGGAAGAACAAAAGAACAAAAAAAGCAGATTGCAAAAGAAATAACTGAAACAATTGTAAAAAATGGAAACGCAAAGCCTGAAGCCATTACAATATTGTTTCACGATCTAACGACTGATGATATTGCAAAGGGTGGAAAGCTTTTATCAGAGAAATAA
- a CDS encoding transcriptional repressor has translation MRMTPQRKVIIDILKGTKSHPDALWIYQNATKKIPRMGLGTVYRTLDQLEREGEIKRIDFKGIAHYDANIHIHPHLLCSKCGKIVDISESYDFDVNSLDLKGFKVESVNLDIVGICPDCQLKKEVN, from the coding sequence ATGAGGATGACGCCACAAAGGAAGGTTATAATAGACATATTAAAGGGCACGAAATCACATCCAGATGCGCTTTGGATTTACCAAAACGCCACAAAGAAGATACCCAGGATGGGTCTTGGGACTGTATACAGGACATTAGACCAGCTTGAAAGAGAGGGAGAAATAAAGAGAATTGACTTCAAGGGAATTGCTCACTACGATGCAAATATTCACATTCATCCGCACCTTCTTTGCTCAAAATGCGGAAAAATAGTCGATATTAGCGAAAGTTACGACTTTGACGTTAATAGCCTTGATCTAAAGGGGTTTAAAGTTGAATCTGTAAATCTGGATATTGTAGGTATTTGTCCTGATTGTCAATTAAAAAAGGAGGTAAACTAG
- a CDS encoding RCKP-type rubredoxin-like domain-containing protein — MSIFKCKKCGYTKEGRCKPKKCPECKEENSFEKVELDKDKQ, encoded by the coding sequence ATGTCGATTTTTAAATGTAAGAAATGCGGCTATACAAAAGAAGGTCGATGCAAGCCAAAAAAATGTCCTGAGTGCAAAGAAGAAAATTCTTTCGAGAAAGTAGAACTTGATAAAGATAAGCAATAA